The sequence GCAGTTTCCGGAAGCAGCAGCGGAGTTCCCGAAGCAAAGGGGGCAACACCGTGCTCACGGCAAATGCGCATGATTGCTGCCCTGCGTTCAGCCAGGGCACCAAGAGCTTGCGCAGCTGAGGTGCAGATCCCGGTGACGACTTCCAGCTGGGAGGCCAGCAGTTCGCGGTGCACCGTGGTCCCGTCCAATTCCTGCCCCAGCAGCTGCGAGCTCAGTTCATCGCTCATCGGGATGGGGACGGACGTCTCGGGATCCACGAGGAAGAACTCTTCCTCGATCCCAAAGGTTCTGGTCATTGGACCTCGTTCTCTTCATCTGCTCATCGATATCAATCGAACACTAAACCGCACTGAACCAACCCCCTGCTTTTCCTCTCCCAAACACAGCTATTTTCCAGAAACGCATTGGGCTGGGGGCCATACGCTGAATTCCGGATCGGGGTAGGCGTGGATCGATTTTCCCAGCCGATGCCAAGCGCATTGCCACCCGGGCACAAGCCGCCAATCGCCGGGTTGCAAAGTGTGCGATGGTCGACTCATCGCGGTCCGGTACGCACCGCGGAACAAAAAGCTGTCAACCGTCACGCCCGCATTGAGGCGCAGCTTCAGCTGGCGGCCCGCAAGGGACGCCGAACTGCATTTACTGAATGACCCGATATTCAAGCGACGCAGGAGGAAAGACGAATGATCAGCACAGAACAGCTCAATGAGCTAAGCCTTATCGGCGGCACCGTGGTCGGTCCCGATGGCCAGAAGATCGGCAAGTTCGGCCAGGTCTTCATCGATGACCGCAGCGGAGAACCTGCTTGGGCCACCGTCCACACCGGCTTCTTCGGCCTGTCAGAGAGCTTCATTCCACTGAGCGAAGCAGCCATTGCCGGAGATACCTTGTCGATTCCCTACGACAAGCAAACGGTGAAGGATGCTCCGAACATCGAGCCCGAAGGCCGCCTGTCCGAGGCAGAAGAGCAGGAGCTCTACCGCTACTACTCTCTTGCCTGGGATGACGCGGACCAAGCCGCCGTGCAACCTGGCGTCCCGGAATCAGAGGCGCGCACCGAGTACTCCCGGGACGATGTGCGCGAACCGGTGGCTGGCGGCCCGGAAGCCTCCATGCTCCGTTCCGAGGAACAGCTGCATGTGGGAACCGAGAATGTGGAAACCGGCAAGGTGCGACTGCGCAAGCATGTCGTCACCGAAGATGTCACCAGGACCGTTCCGGTAAGCCACGAGGAAGTCCGGCTTGAACGCGAGCCCGTGGCCGATGCCCCAGCAGCAGGCGCCTTGGGCGGCGAGCTTGCCGAGGATGAGAAAAGCACCGAACCGGTGGAGCGGGTGAGCCTGGAGAAGGAAGCAGTCACGGAAGAAGAACGCCTCAAGGCTGAATTGCGCAAGGAGCAGGTCGAGACAGAGGGCTTGAGCGACGGTCGGCAGACCCGCTAGCCGTTCATGCAAAGCACTGCACGCAACCCCGATTCAGCTGGGACAGGAGCGGAATCCGGTTTCCTGCCGGGTTCCGCTCCGGCATTTTTCCAGTTGGATCCCTTGCCGTGCGCTGGAAGAACAATGATCTGTTCGACTCCCGCTGCCGTTCCGGCGAGATTGGCCTGCACCGGAAAGCAGATCCTTGCAAAAGGGCAAACGGCACCAGGGATCTCATGAAACGCGTGCCGCAATCCTTGCCGCACACCTGGATCGGCCCATGGGCGTGCTCGGCGTGGCGTTCCGCTTTGTCGTGCTTGGCCAGCTACTTTGCGCCATGGAATCAAGTACGGATTATTCGGAAGCGCTTTACGAAGCGACCATGGCTACGATTACCGGTTCGGGGATCACCAGCACCGATGCCTTTTCAAAAGCACTCCAGCTTGTCCTGGCCATGTATTCGGTGGTCATCTTCGCAACCCTTGCCGGCTCACTGGGAGCGTTTTTCCTCCAGTCCCAAGTTGAAGGCAAGCGCGGCGTGAATGCCTCACGCCACTAGCTGGCAGAGAACCCCTTGGCTCCTAGGCGTATTCAAGGACGCAGTCGCGGCAGACGATTCCATCCCCGGTTTTCTTCTCCGCCTGGCTTCGGTGCCGGATGGTGAAGCAGCTGCAGCACACGAATTCATCCTGGGCCTGCGGTATGACATCAACAGAAAGCTCTTCATCCACAATCGCGCCGGGAAGCTCCAGTCCGTCGGTCAGATCGGTCTCGTCGAGATCCGAAACGACGCTCTTGGCATCAGGCGCATCGGCTTTCTGCACAGCTTTGAGTGTCTTCTCTGATGCTTCGGCAACGTCGGGTCGAACTTCATCGTAGTCTGCAGCCATGGTCCATTCTCCACAAATCGGGGACACGCGATGCCTTCGGCATCGTCGGATGCCTGGCCTGCTGGCAAGCCTGCCAAGCTATCCTCGCTAGATTACATATCCCCAAGTCATCCAGTTTGCAGGTGGGAAAATTACTAGCAACTCCCAAGGTTCGGTGAACCGTTCTGGCGGATCCGGGCGTCTACCGGTTCTCGAATTTGTTCAGCTTATGCGTCCCATCGCAAAAAGGCTTGATTGCTGAAGCCCCGCACCGGCACAGCGCCACGGTCCCCCGGCGTGAATCCAGTTGCTGGTTATCCTCATCGAGGATCTCGAAGTCTCCGCGTACCAGCAGCGGTCCACGGGGGCACACGGTGATTGAGGTTTCCTTCGGCTCGCTCATGCGTTCACCTCCGCGGCTTCGTACAGCGCGCTGGTCCCGTTCTGCCAGGCATTCAGTTGCCATTTGCCGGCCAGCACATCAACTGCGGCCGCCGCCTGGGCACCGAAGAAAACATCCGCCATCAGCTGAGGTTCCGCTTCCACCAGTCCACCTGCCAGGTCGCGTCCGGCAATCTGCTCATGGACCGCATCTGCTTCCACATGCTCATCGAAGTAATCGGTCACCGGGGATTCGAAGCCCAGCCGGCGGAATCCCCGGGCATAGGCGGCGTTGGGAATCGAGGAGGTCATTTCATAAATCGCCAAGTGGCCGGCAATGGCACCACGCAGCCTCCGGTGCATTCCGAACAGCGAAATCAGGTTCACCGATGCCAAGAAAATTGCCGGTACCTTATCGACGTAGGCTCCGAAGGAATCATCCAGTCCCAACCCGCGCATGGTGGCCCGATACAGTTCGCTGTGCATCTTGGGCAGCGAGCCGCCGCCGTATTCATCGGCTTGGATTTCCACCATCGCCGCCTTAGCCCGGCCGTCGAGCTTGGGGATGGCCCAGGTGTGCGGATCAGCTTCCTTGAGCTGGTACATGGATTTGAGGATGAGAAATTCCCTTGCCTGCTCCTTAGTGGCGTTGCGGGCAACATAGCGGGAGACGGAAGGACCTGAGCCATCTGCAGCCAGGGCGAAGAGTGCATCGGCTACGTTGGCCGCCTGCGGTTCTGCCTGCGGGGCGGGACCTGCGATGGCGCGCAGGCGTTCTTCCAGTACGGCTTCGATGCGCTGGCGCAGCGAAAGCAGGCCCGGGTCCCATTCCCAGTTCTCATCAGCATCTTCAAAGCCCCGGTAATGCAGCTCGTAGAGCATGAAGAGGCTGAGCTGCAGATCATCATCAAAGAGGACATCACCTTGCTCTGAGAGCTTGGTGTCCAATGCTGATTGAAGCTGATCGAATTCTGCCGCATCCGGTGCTGCGCGAAGCACGGCCGCCAGCGACTGGGAAACCTGTCCACGTGGTGTCGGGAGATGCATTTTGCTCCTTCTTGCTCAACGCCAGCTTCCTGCCGCTGGCAATGCAGCTATCTTGCCAGCGGGCCGGTTAGCGAGCCACCGCTAACAGGAAAAGCCAAGGTAGGCTCTTTTGCCCATGGCCTGGCGGCTCGCACCGGCATGGCGAAGCCGCCCTCGCGGCACTTCGGCGGCGAGGGCGGCCTTGGTTTTGAATTCCGGGAGCCGCCAGGTCCTCAGGCGCTGAGCTCCTTGGCGATTGCTTCATTGAAGGCCACCAGGTCCCCTGGATTGCGTGAAGTAATCAGTGCGAAGCCATTGGCCGGGCAGCGGAATACCGAAACGTCTTTCCAACTGCCGCCGGCGTTGATGACGTCGGTCTTGATTGAGTTGTAAGAGGTCAGAGTCTTTCCCTGGACCAGTCCGGCTTCAACCAGCAGCCACGGTCCGTGGCAGATGGACGCTACAGGGCGTCCCGATGAGGCGAAGGATTTCACGATGCGGTTGGCATCGGCATCCAGCCGGAGGTTGTCGGCGTTCAGCGTTCCACCGGGAATGAGCAGCAGATCGAATTCGGCTTCGTTCACCGATGCCAAGGTTTGGCCGGCTTCAAATATCTCGCCCAGGTCCCAGTCCCCGGTCAAGGTCTGCACCTTGCCGGTTTCCGGCGCTGCGATGACCACCTCGGCACCGGATTGGCGGAGCATGTTGACGGGATCCTTCAGCTCGTCCTGTTCCACGCCGCGGTTGGAAACGATCGCAAGAACTTTCTTTCCTGATAGATCTGGCATTTGCAGCATCCTTTCGTTGGGTTCCATCCCCAACCCTGCCCTGCATGCCCTCCTGGGGCAACGCGTGTTCAGGATCCATACAGCGAAGGTCGAAGCACCTGCGCCACACGCGATGCTCCGACCTTCTGAGGTGGCAATCGATGTCCACTCGTTTGCCGCTTCCTAAGCTACGGCCTGCCCGCCGCGCTTTCACTGCCCTTCGAATTCTCCAAGCTGGCTTCAAGGTTCGTGCACTCCACCGGGCGGCGACGCGTTCCTTCTCCGAGCCTGGCGATGTTGCAGGAGGTGACCCGAAGCTGGCAACTTCATGCCAGCATATTTCATGCAAGATTAGACCGCGCCGCTCCAAGGTGCCGTTGCGGGGCGCGGAGCGCAACATCGATTCCTCCCAAAAACCGTGTTCCCCGCATTTTCACTACGCCAGAACCAGTCAATTGCGCGTTCGGCGTGCGGCCTCTAGCAGAATTAGTGTCACGTTGGAATCGTCTTTCGCCTACCCGTTCATGGCTTGCAGTTGCGAAATGGGCATTGCTACGTTGGCTTTATTGGCTTGGCGCTTCTCAGCAGTCCGGAGCCAGGGATACCAGCTCCCCCGCAGACCGGACGGAACGCCGCAGATCAAGCTTAGGAAGATGTGGAGGTAGTACAAGTGACAGGACGAATTGTTAGGTCCAGAACTGCTGAGCGCGCAGCTGAACTCCTAGGGTCCCGCGAGGGCAGGAAGCATTTGTCCCAGCATGGATGGACCCAGGGAATGCCGGTAGTCATGGCAGGGGCCCAAGAACTCTTGGATGATGTCATGGGGTTGGTATCTGTCCACGGGCGTGCCGCACTCATTGCCATGATCGACCCCCGCAGCGATGACCTGCAGTTCCTGCATGTCTCCGCACCCAGCCCGGTATTGGAAATTGTCACCCCTGCGGCTGCGCGAACCCGGATCGCTTCCCTGTTCGCCGCCGCACAGGACGAAGGCATGCAGACCTTCCGTGTGAAGTACTGGCAGCACAGCGCAGTAGCGCACTTGATTCCCGCCTGCCACCGGTCCGCAGAGGAAGACCGCCTGTCCTATCGCCCCAAGCTGTCCTCCTGATCCAATGGCTTGAAGAGCATCAACAGCAAGATAGCGCCCAGCGGATGCTGGGCGCTATCTTGCTATTACGGAACTCAGTGCTGGAGCCTGGCCTTTTCCACCCGGAAATGCGCTCTGTGAATTCGTCCTGACAGAATGCTTCGAAGCCTCGCCCACTGCGGTTCGCTGGTCACTGAGTGATTCGGCCAAAACCAAGGAATTGATCCAGGCCCACATGGCCGCAGTGAAGGCGATGGGCCCGAAGATGTTCGCGAACCTGATGGCCTAGCGCCGGCCGGTGCTTGCCTCCGCGAACTGCGACACACCCATTAGGCCGGGTGATGGTTGAAGGTTACAGTGGAAATATGGCTCTCATGGTTTCAACGCATGCGCAGCGGTTGTCCGCTGCCGTTTTCCCTAAGGGAAAACTGTTGACCAAGCGCGCCAGCGGCACCAACGGCTGGTTAAGTTCCTGGGGAACCAATGCCCACGGTGAAATCGCTGGTTGCCCACCGCCGCGCCGCTAGTTGCGCGGCCCACTTTCTGATCGTTCTCCAGTGGATTCCGCGCGCCTTCGCGCCCTTTTTCCCGGATCCCAGAAAGACCCGTTATTTTGCCATACCCTTCTGACCCCTCGCCCCGACAAGCACCTCACGCCATCTGGCGCGGCATCCACCAAACCCTGAAGCAAGACTCGATCGGTGGACTACTGTTGCTGTGTGCCACCATGGCAGCGCTGATCCTTGCCAATTCGCCAGCCGCACCCTGGTACCAGGCCCTGCGTAATTTCACTTTCGGCCCTGAAGCGCTGCACCTGAACCTCTCGGTGAGCACCTGGGCCGCCGACGGACTGCTCGCGATTTTCTTCTTTGTCGTCGGTCTGGAGCTCAAGGAAGAGTTCGTCGTGGGCAAGCTGCGCAATCCGCGCACAGCCATCGTGCCGGTAGCTGCCGCCGTCGGTGGAGTTGCCTTGCCTGCCTTGTTCTATGCCCTGGTTATTTCAATGTCAGGCAGCGACGCCATCAAAGGCTGGGCCATTCCGGCAGCCACCGATATCGCTTTCGCGATTGCCGTGCTGGCCGTGGTGGGCAAATTCTTGCCTGCCGCACTGCGTACCTTCCTGCTCACGCTCGCGGTGGTCGATGATTTGATGGCTATCTCCATCATTGCCATTTTCTATACCGATCACCTGGCATGGCTGCCATTGCTCTTGGCGCTGCTCCCGCTGGCGGCCTTTGCGATCGCAGTGCAACGAGGGGTGCGTGCCTGGTGGATCCTCATGCCATTGGGTATTGCGGTGTGGGCGCTGGTCCATGCCTCGGGAATCCATGCCACGGTAGCTGGCGTGCTGTTGGGATTCATGGTGCCGGTCATCGCCACCAAGCGTGCCGGTGTCCACGTCGGATCAAACAGCAAGGGCGAAAAGGTCTATGAAGGCCTAGCGGCCCACTTCGCGGATCGTTGGAGCATTCCCTCGTCCATCATTGCCGTACCGGTCTTCGCTTTCTTCGCTGCTGGCGTCCCCGTAGGCGGCCTTTCAGGTTTCATGCAGGCTCTGACAAGCCCAGTAGCCCTTGGCATCATGGCGGGTCTGGTCCTAGGCAAAGCTATCGGCATCACCAGCGCTACGTTCCTGGTGACTAGGCTTCCGGGAATCACACTGGATCCAAGCCTCAAGTGGCTCGATGTGCTGGGCATGGCCTTTGTCGCCGGTATCGGATTCACCGTGTCGCTGCTCGTTGGCGAATTGGCCTTTGGCCAAGACGGCGCCGAGACCCAATACATGAAGGTGGGGGTACTCTGCGGATCGCTGCTGGCTGCCTTCATCGGCGCGGCGATTCTAACTGCCCCCAATCGCAGCTACCGCGCAGCGGCAAAGCGCTGATCCCAATTGGGAAGCGGCGGTACCCTCTGGTCGGAGGGCACCGCCGCTTCCCATTTTCAGGACTCGTGGAAGGAGCTGCTACGGCCTCACGCTGATCGAATCGATCGCGACCCGGGCGTCCTCTGCCAGATTCTGCGGCATCGGTGCGCTCTTGGCGGAGTCGGCCGCGACCTTCTGCCCTTCATCGCTGACCACGTACTGGCCGAAGGTCTTGATCAGTTCCACGGTTTGCGGGTCTTGGTAGCTGCTGCAGAAGAGCAGATACGAGACCAGCACCATCGGGTATGCGCCTTCTGCAGTGGTTTTGCGGTCCAGCTCCAAGGAGATGTCATGCTCGTTGCGTCCCTCGACGCGGTGGGATTCAGCCACAGCAGCGGCCGCCGCTTCACCGGTCACAGCCACGAAATCATCGCCTACCTTCAGCTTCACCTTGCCCAGCGAGTCATCCACCAGCGAATCATCGGCGTAGGTCACCGCACCTTCGGCACGCGTCACGGTGGTCACCACTCCGGCATTGCCCTGTGCCTTTTCCAAACCGGTGGCATCGGGCCAGCCGCCATCTGGCTCATGCGGCCAAGCTTCGGGAGCTACAGTGTGCAGGTATTCGGTGAAGTTCTCGGTAGTTCCCGAATCATCAGCACGGGCCACTCCGGTAATTGGCAGTTCTGGCAGTTCTACCTCTGGATTCAGCTTTGCAATGGCCGGATCCTGCCAGGAACGGATCTCGCCGGAGAAGATCCGGGCAATCGTCTTGGCATCCATATTCAATTCCTTGATGCCTGGCAGGTTGAACGCAATGGTAATCGGGGAAATATAGGCAGGGATGTTGATGGCCCCCTGCGGTCCGCAGGTTTCGATGGACCGCGCGATTTCTTCATCCTTCAAGAACGCGTCAGATCCGGCGAACTCGGTGCCGCTAGCCAGGAAACCGGCACGACCCGCACCGGAACCGACTGAGGCATACTGCACCTGCACCTTGGGGTGCTGCGAAGAAAATGCGGTGGTCCAGGCATTCATTGCGGAGTTCTGCGCGCTGGAACCTCCACCGGTCAACGTGCCTTGGAGAGTGGATTTGTTGGATTCGGCGGCTTTGCGCTGTTCCTCGCCCAATGGGTAGTCGGAGCCGCAACCTGCCAAGAGCAGTGTCATTCCGAGCGCGGCGATCGCTGTGAAACCTGCAGGTCGGGCAAAAGCATGTTTGGCAGAGCGAGTTTGGCGCAAGAGAACTCCTGGTACTTCAAGGTGAACATGAGGTGGCGTTAAGTAACCAGTCAAGCATTGTCCGCCGTTTTCCTGAAACCCGCCATGTCACAGATGGACTGGAAAACCTGGCTCATCACTCCTTTCCTGAGTGCCAGCTCAAGATATCTGTCCCAGTTTGTGACGGACGGCTCATATTCCTAATGTCGCTAATAGATAAATTGCAAGCATGAGTTTGGTCCTGTTCGAAACCATGGTTTGCCGCAGCACGGCAGTAATCGCCTGCACCGCGCAAGACCAGTTCGCATGGCCCGGAACCAGCTGGCGGGAGAGGGAATCAGCGCAGTAATCGAAGCCGGATTCCCCGGATCGCAGTGATGCCCTCGCGGTATCCACGGATTTTGACATGCTTTCCTGAGTGTTTCCTGTTCGTTTTGATGTCGATTTTATGAATCAGCTGTGCGGCTTGTAGTGTCCTTCAAGTGCATCGCAGTCTTGATGCTGAACGAAGTTACTCGATCCTTTTGGATGAAGTCATGGGTTTCATTGGCTGGATAGTCCTAGGCCTCATCGCAGGCGCCATTGCCAAGGCGATCAAGCCCGGCGAGCAAGGTGGCGGCTGGATCGCTACGTTGTTGCTGGGTGTTGTAGGAGCCATTGTTGGCGGGTGGATCGGATCCGCTGTCTTCGGTGTCGGAGTCAGCGAATTCTGGAGCTTGTCGACGTGGCTGCTGGCCATCGGCGGTGCGTTGCTTGTCCTCATTATCTGGGGTCTGATCACGCGCAAGAGGGCCTAGCCCGCACAACGGCCAGGGGTCTTGCCTTTCGAGGGCAGGACCCCTGGCCTCTGCCCGGGCACTGGAGAGTTCCCGGGCCGCAGCACGGCATGGATTCGACGCTACGCGTAGCTTGAATGCCTCAGCGTCCAAAGTGACCAGAGATTAGGAATGCCGGTAGGACAAATGTGCGCCCCGCTGGCTTGGAACATATTCCGGAAGCCGGTGGGCTACTGCGGTGCAGTCCCAGTATTTCACTCGGAAAGACAGCACGCCTTCCTTGGCGACCTGCTCGACGAATGATTGGGCGGTAAAACCAGAAGGATAGGCATCTACGGCGTTGAGAGCCGCGTTGGGCAGTGAGACATGCACCAGGCAGAGCTCAGAAGTGCGCGGATCAAGCATGACCAGCAGGACTGGAGACCCGTGCACGGAGGCAAGCCCCATGACGTCGGTGAACGACTCGGAGGGTTCTGCGATGACCACCGGCATTCCCTTGCGCCACCCGCTTCCCTCCAGGTGCTTGCGTCCTTCTCGCGATTCCAGCAGTTCGCTGACGCGCTTGGCAGTATTCGATCTGACTAGATTTGGGGTCATCGTTTTCCTCCGTTGTTTCCGTAACTTTCCGAGTACTCCCCATGAGTCACGCTGCTCGAGCTTTCAGATCGGGCTTGAGGCGATAACCGCCGCAACGATATCCGGCACTTGCAACAGAGTGTCTTCCCAACGTAAGCCCTTTGAGTCGAACAAGATAGCCCTGAAATAACGATATTGCTCTGACTTGGGCATAAATATTCAAAACATACTTAAATAACGGTCAGATGACGTAACATCGTTGCCGCCTACAAAAGGGATTCCCCAAAAGGTGCCGGATTCACGATGGCCAAGGCGGATCACGGCGATTTCCGCAACTTCCAGAAGATTTCTGAAGATTGACTGGAAATTCCTTGCCACCGGGACCGCACTGCGCACCGCGCATTAACCTAGCTCCACCAGCCAGCGACACAGCTGGCCGGAATGCGAGATGGGAGGGGACGCAACATGCGCAAGTTCGGCGTAGAAGAAGTGCTCCTGCTGGTTGATGCTGCCACGTTACGGCCCTCGCCACTGGGAGAGCAGGCAGTGGTGCTGCATCACGGGATCACCTCCTCGGGGAGCGGCTTGGCAACCGAGTTGAAACAGGAGCAGATCGAATCCGTCTGTCCGCCGCAGACAACGCTGGAAGGCCAGCTGCAGGCCATCCGCAGCGGACGCGCCGCAGCCGATGCCGCTGCGCAGGCTGCCGGCGGACGCGCGGTCGCGCTGGCTACATCTCCAGTGGCTGCTGCCTCGCATTTCACCAGCTCGGCGCGGTTCGCGATGATTGCCGATCGCTTCGGCATGACCGCCAAAGAGCAGCTCACCAATGGCTTCCACGTCCATGTGGAGGTATCTTCCATCTGTGAAGCTGTGGCGGCACTGGACCAGATCCGCGTGTGGCTGCCGACGCTGCTGGCGCTAAGCGCCAATTCGCCTTTCTGGCAAGGGGCGGATACCGGCTTCGCTTCCTACCGTTACCAAGCCTGGTCACGGTGGCCGACTTCCGGGCCCACGGAATTCTTTGGAGCCGACACCGGCTATTTGAACTACGGGCAATCACTGCTCGACACCACGGTTCCGCTGGATCAGGCAATGATCTATTCCGATGCGCGGATCTGCGAGCACCAGTCGACGCTGGAAGTGCGCATTGCCGATGTCTGCCTCGAAGCGGAGCATGCAGCAGTGCTTGCCGCCATCATCCGCGCCCTGGTGGAAACCGCCGCACGCGATCCGCAAATTCAACCGCCTGGAATTCCCGCATCCTTGCTGCGTGTGTGGTCGTGGGAAGCCAGCCGCAGCGGTACGGAAGGGAAGCTGATCCATCCTCGCTCAGGAACCCCAGCGCCGGCAGCTGAAGTAGCTGGAGCGCTGCTTGAGCAGCTCGAGCCGGTCCTTGAGGACTACGGGGACCTGGACCAGGTCCGCTTCGAGGTGGCGCGCATTCTGCGCGATGGTTCCGGAGCCCGGGCCCAGCGCCAGGCTTTTGCATCCCGAGGCCGGATTCCAGACATCGTTGCCATGGCTATCGACAGGACGCACGCCGGAGCAGCGGAGGCGGCAGCCTCGCCATTGTCCGTCGGCCGCGCCCCTGCGCCGGACTAGTGCGATTGCTCGCCGACCGGTTACTTGCCGGCCATTTCCTTGTTGCCGTGCAGCGTCCCGGTGGACAACCCCAGGGTCACCGGCTGGGGGCCGCTGCAGCAGGAATCAGCCACGGCTTCTTCGGTGCCGCAGGAGGAGTCGGAATCGGATTCGCCAGGAGCATCGCAGGAACCGCCCAGGTCCGTGGAGCACACACCAGTTTCCGGCAGGTCCAGCTCCACGCGGTCAGCGGCCTGGCTGTCGCCGGACAAGGCCGCGGCGATGGAGCGGACCTGCTCGTAGCCGGTAGCCATCAGGAAGGTTGGCGCGCGGCCGTAGCTTTTCATGCCAACGATGTAGAAGTTCTTTTCCGGGTGCGCCAGAATCTTCTCGCCGTGCGCGCTAACCGTACCGCAGCTATGGAATTCAGGGTCAATCAAGGGACCCAGCTGGCGTGGTGCCTCCACGCTTTCATCCAGGTCCAGGCGCAGCTCCGAGAGCATGGACAATTCCGGTCGGAAACCGGTAGCGGCGATAATGCGGTCTGCCTGCAGTTCCCGGCCGTCGGCCAAGGTGATGTTAACCAGCTCGCCGCAGTCCATCGAGGCAATCGAGACGTTTTCCAGCAGTTCCACGTTGCCGTTTTCCACCAGCCTGCGCAGGGAGGTGCCTAGTTGCCCGCGGGCTGGAAGCTGGTCGGCAGCCCCTCCGCCGTAGAGGCGGATCGGGTTCGCCGCGCCGCGCAGGCCCCACTGGATTTTGGTTTCCGGGTACTGCTTTTGCAGGCGTCCCAGGGCAATGATGGTGTTCGCCGCTGAATGCCCTGCGCCGAGCACCAGCAGGGACTTGCCCGCAAGCTCGGCTTGGTCAACACCCAATGGATCAGGCAATCCACAGATGATGAAACCTTGATCGAGTGCTTCGGCCTCGCCGATTGCGGGAATGCCTGCACGGCCCACGGGGCTGGGCTGATGCCAGGTGCC comes from Glutamicibacter arilaitensis Re117 and encodes:
- a CDS encoding GlsB/YeaQ/YmgE family stress response membrane protein encodes the protein MGFIGWIVLGLIAGAIAKAIKPGEQGGGWIATLLLGVVGAIVGGWIGSAVFGVGVSEFWSLSTWLLAIGGALLVLIIWGLITRKRA
- a CDS encoding DUF4193 domain-containing protein — encoded protein: MAADYDEVRPDVAEASEKTLKAVQKADAPDAKSVVSDLDETDLTDGLELPGAIVDEELSVDVIPQAQDEFVCCSCFTIRHRSQAEKKTGDGIVCRDCVLEYA
- a CDS encoding iron-containing redox enzyme family protein is translated as MHLPTPRGQVSQSLAAVLRAAPDAAEFDQLQSALDTKLSEQGDVLFDDDLQLSLFMLYELHYRGFEDADENWEWDPGLLSLRQRIEAVLEERLRAIAGPAPQAEPQAANVADALFALAADGSGPSVSRYVARNATKEQAREFLILKSMYQLKEADPHTWAIPKLDGRAKAAMVEIQADEYGGGSLPKMHSELYRATMRGLGLDDSFGAYVDKVPAIFLASVNLISLFGMHRRLRGAIAGHLAIYEMTSSIPNAAYARGFRRLGFESPVTDYFDEHVEADAVHEQIAGRDLAGGLVEAEPQLMADVFFGAQAAAAVDVLAGKWQLNAWQNGTSALYEAAEVNA
- the pstS gene encoding phosphate ABC transporter substrate-binding protein PstS; the encoded protein is MRQTRSAKHAFARPAGFTAIAALGMTLLLAGCGSDYPLGEEQRKAAESNKSTLQGTLTGGGSSAQNSAMNAWTTAFSSQHPKVQVQYASVGSGAGRAGFLASGTEFAGSDAFLKDEEIARSIETCGPQGAINIPAYISPITIAFNLPGIKELNMDAKTIARIFSGEIRSWQDPAIAKLNPEVELPELPITGVARADDSGTTENFTEYLHTVAPEAWPHEPDGGWPDATGLEKAQGNAGVVTTVTRAEGAVTYADDSLVDDSLGKVKLKVGDDFVAVTGEAAAAAVAESHRVEGRNEHDISLELDRKTTAEGAYPMVLVSYLLFCSSYQDPQTVELIKTFGQYVVSDEGQKVAADSAKSAPMPQNLAEDARVAIDSISVRP
- a CDS encoding DUF2382 domain-containing protein; its protein translation is MISTEQLNELSLIGGTVVGPDGQKIGKFGQVFIDDRSGEPAWATVHTGFFGLSESFIPLSEAAIAGDTLSIPYDKQTVKDAPNIEPEGRLSEAEEQELYRYYSLAWDDADQAAVQPGVPESEARTEYSRDDVREPVAGGPEASMLRSEEQLHVGTENVETGKVRLRKHVVTEDVTRTVPVSHEEVRLEREPVADAPAAGALGGELAEDEKSTEPVERVSLEKEAVTEEERLKAELRKEQVETEGLSDGRQTR
- the nhaA gene encoding Na+/H+ antiporter NhaA, producing MPYPSDPSPRQAPHAIWRGIHQTLKQDSIGGLLLLCATMAALILANSPAAPWYQALRNFTFGPEALHLNLSVSTWAADGLLAIFFFVVGLELKEEFVVGKLRNPRTAIVPVAAAVGGVALPALFYALVISMSGSDAIKGWAIPAATDIAFAIAVLAVVGKFLPAALRTFLLTLAVVDDLMAISIIAIFYTDHLAWLPLLLALLPLAAFAIAVQRGVRAWWILMPLGIAVWALVHASGIHATVAGVLLGFMVPVIATKRAGVHVGSNSKGEKVYEGLAAHFADRWSIPSSIIAVPVFAFFAAGVPVGGLSGFMQALTSPVALGIMAGLVLGKAIGITSATFLVTRLPGITLDPSLKWLDVLGMAFVAGIGFTVSLLVGELAFGQDGAETQYMKVGVLCGSLLAAFIGAAILTAPNRSYRAAAKR
- a CDS encoding carboxylate-amine ligase codes for the protein MRKFGVEEVLLLVDAATLRPSPLGEQAVVLHHGITSSGSGLATELKQEQIESVCPPQTTLEGQLQAIRSGRAAADAAAQAAGGRAVALATSPVAAASHFTSSARFAMIADRFGMTAKEQLTNGFHVHVEVSSICEAVAALDQIRVWLPTLLALSANSPFWQGADTGFASYRYQAWSRWPTSGPTEFFGADTGYLNYGQSLLDTTVPLDQAMIYSDARICEHQSTLEVRIADVCLEAEHAAVLAAIIRALVETAARDPQIQPPGIPASLLRVWSWEASRSGTEGKLIHPRSGTPAPAAEVAGALLEQLEPVLEDYGDLDQVRFEVARILRDGSGARAQRQAFASRGRIPDIVAMAIDRTHAGAAEAAASPLSVGRAPAPD
- a CDS encoding type 1 glutamine amidotransferase domain-containing protein; the protein is MPDLSGKKVLAIVSNRGVEQDELKDPVNMLRQSGAEVVIAAPETGKVQTLTGDWDLGEIFEAGQTLASVNEAEFDLLLIPGGTLNADNLRLDADANRIVKSFASSGRPVASICHGPWLLVEAGLVQGKTLTSYNSIKTDVINAGGSWKDVSVFRCPANGFALITSRNPGDLVAFNEAIAKELSA
- a CDS encoding FAD-dependent oxidoreductase, whose amino-acid sequence is MNQNLPVIVIGAGPVGLATAAHLRERSQEVLVLESGNTAGAAISQWSHIKLFSPWRFNIDAAARRLLETATEGYAGDWEAPRITKLPTGGELLSEYLEPLAAHPELAPRIRYGHRVVKVSRVLEDGRGADKTRTAGRDDAPFLVRTETADGLVDLLGRAVVDASGTWHQPSPVGRAGIPAIGEAEALDQGFIICGLPDPLGVDQAELAGKSLLVLGAGHSAANTIIALGRLQKQYPETKIQWGLRGAANPIRLYGGGAADQLPARGQLGTSLRRLVENGNVELLENVSIASMDCGELVNITLADGRELQADRIIAATGFRPELSMLSELRLDLDESVEAPRQLGPLIDPEFHSCGTVSAHGEKILAHPEKNFYIVGMKSYGRAPTFLMATGYEQVRSIAAALSGDSQAADRVELDLPETGVCSTDLGGSCDAPGESDSDSSCGTEEAVADSCCSGPQPVTLGLSTGTLHGNKEMAGK
- a CDS encoding CDGSH iron-sulfur domain-containing protein; the encoded protein is MSEPKETSITVCPRGPLLVRGDFEILDEDNQQLDSRRGTVALCRCGASAIKPFCDGTHKLNKFENR